A DNA window from Lusitaniella coriacea LEGE 07157 contains the following coding sequences:
- a CDS encoding endo-1,4-beta-xylanase, whose amino-acid sequence MVYLTSFNNMPLKTPIPPNFLFGTAVHSGQLKNNPRYRQILQEEFNLLIPENALKCGWVCQDPNTYNFQAADRIVEFAQQYHQAVRGHVLCWHMGYAPWMKKLTALELEKVLRDYIFTTVERYKGQCYAWDVISSQPKPC is encoded by the coding sequence GTGGTTTATCTTACCTCTTTCAACAATATGCCCCTCAAAACCCCCATTCCCCCCAACTTTCTATTCGGCACCGCCGTCCACTCCGGACAGCTCAAAAACAACCCCCGCTACCGCCAAATCCTCCAAGAGGAATTCAACCTCCTCATCCCCGAAAACGCCCTGAAATGCGGTTGGGTCTGCCAAGACCCCAACACCTACAACTTCCAAGCCGCCGACCGCATTGTCGAATTCGCCCAACAATACCACCAAGCCGTGCGCGGTCACGTCCTCTGCTGGCACATGGGCTATGCCCCCTGGATGAAAAAACTCACCGCCCTCGAACTCGAAAAAGTCCTGCGCGACTACATCTTCACTACCGTTGAACGCTACAAAGGACAATGCTACGCCTGGGACGTAATCAGCAGTCAGCCAAAACCTTGCTAG
- a CDS encoding DUF58 domain-containing protein: MIPSQRVYWLLLLGGAIAVLVATWGEIPLSIGISLAYSLLLLLLMAIDSWRVKNHAVEVSRTPLNKLSIGRDNPVTLTVKASQKSVRLHIADFYPLEFSASTSQFHLDLSPNQIQELHYTVCPHRRGEFLWRDIQVRQLGTWGLGWREWKIPARQTVAVYPDLIGLRSLSIRLAVENTGTMRQARRLGQGTEFTELREYSTGDDTRLIDWKATARRARPVIRVLEPEKEQTLIILLDRGRLMTAQVQGMKRFDWGLNSTLSLALAGLSRGDRVGVGVFDKEIVTWIPPERGQHQLPKLLERLTPIQPVLLEPDYFGAVTRLVRQQARRALVVILTDVVDSTASAELLAALTRLTPRYLPFCVALRDPQVDRIAHTPPEAEGSATLIEMAYSRAVALDLIAQREVAFAKLKQRGVLVLDAPADRISTEVVDRYLRLKARNRI; encoded by the coding sequence ATGATTCCATCACAACGAGTTTATTGGCTGTTGTTATTAGGGGGCGCGATCGCGGTTCTCGTGGCAACCTGGGGCGAAATCCCCCTCAGTATTGGCATTTCCCTCGCTTACAGCCTCCTCCTTTTGCTCCTGATGGCAATCGATAGCTGGCGGGTCAAAAACCACGCAGTTGAAGTCAGTCGAACCCCCTTAAATAAACTCTCCATCGGGCGAGACAATCCCGTAACCCTCACCGTCAAAGCCTCACAGAAATCCGTTCGATTGCACATTGCAGACTTCTACCCCCTCGAATTTTCCGCCTCCACCTCTCAATTTCACCTCGATCTTTCCCCCAACCAAATCCAAGAACTCCACTACACCGTTTGTCCCCATCGTCGGGGCGAATTTTTGTGGAGAGATATTCAAGTACGCCAGTTAGGAACCTGGGGACTCGGATGGCGCGAATGGAAAATCCCCGCACGCCAAACCGTCGCCGTTTACCCCGATTTAATCGGACTGCGATCGCTCTCTATTCGCCTCGCCGTTGAAAATACCGGAACGATGCGCCAAGCCCGCCGTTTGGGACAAGGGACTGAATTTACCGAACTGCGGGAATATAGCACCGGGGACGATACGCGCCTCATTGATTGGAAAGCCACTGCCCGTCGCGCGCGTCCGGTGATTCGCGTTCTCGAACCGGAAAAAGAACAAACCCTCATTATTCTCCTCGATCGCGGACGTTTAATGACCGCTCAAGTGCAAGGGATGAAACGCTTTGATTGGGGCTTAAATTCAACCCTATCCTTAGCCCTAGCGGGATTGAGTCGAGGCGATCGCGTAGGCGTAGGCGTTTTTGATAAAGAAATCGTCACCTGGATTCCCCCAGAACGCGGACAACACCAACTCCCCAAACTCCTCGAACGCCTCACTCCCATCCAACCCGTCCTCCTCGAACCGGATTATTTTGGTGCAGTGACTCGTTTAGTCCGCCAGCAAGCGCGACGCGCCCTTGTGGTGATTCTCACCGATGTAGTGGATAGTACCGCCTCTGCCGAACTTCTCGCCGCCCTAACCCGCCTCACGCCGCGCTATTTACCCTTTTGCGTCGCCCTGCGCGATCCCCAAGTCGATCGCATCGCCCACACTCCCCCAGAAGCTGAAGGTTCCGCCACCCTCATCGAAATGGCTTATTCTCGCGCGGTTGCCCTCGATTTAATCGCCCAGCGAGAGGTTGCTTTTGCCAAGCTGAAACAGCGCGGGGTTCTTGTCCTCGATGCCCCTGCGGATCGCATTAGCACTGAAGTTGTCGATCGCTATTTACGATTAAAAGCGCGGAATCGGATTTGA
- a CDS encoding serine/threonine-protein kinase, protein MENLEPKQFADRGYEIKRLLGQNRMGGRVTYLAVECGSQHPVVIKQFQFARSGASWSDYRAHEREITLLQQLNHPQIPKYLDSFETPDGFCLVQEYKPAPHLECDRPLSPSRVKQIAVAVLEILAYLQQQDPPIIHRDIKPENLLIESQEPFQTYLIDFGFARPDGSDTAASSVVKGTLGFMPSEQLFNRPLTPASDLYSLGMTLICALTGTPSTEAGQLIDDANRVKFRHLLPQLNLQFAAWLEKMVAPSLKHRYPNAVVAITALRSLDLKRRRLKPVAISSLAAFSAIIVAGLGWMYLSPAPQPQPLGNLQNCPGCNLSGKDLRSLDLSNANLQGADLTNADLRGAFLKNANLTNADLRGANLESTDLSGALLTGAKLPDR, encoded by the coding sequence ATGGAAAATTTGGAACCCAAACAATTTGCCGATCGCGGCTATGAAATCAAGCGATTGCTCGGTCAGAACCGCATGGGAGGAAGAGTCACTTACCTAGCTGTCGAGTGCGGTAGCCAGCACCCCGTCGTTATCAAACAATTCCAGTTTGCTCGCAGTGGTGCGAGTTGGTCAGACTATCGAGCGCACGAACGAGAAATTACTCTTTTGCAGCAACTCAACCATCCCCAAATTCCTAAATATCTCGACTCCTTTGAAACCCCCGACGGCTTCTGTTTGGTACAAGAATATAAACCCGCACCGCATTTGGAGTGCGATCGCCCCCTCTCTCCCTCGCGAGTTAAGCAAATTGCCGTTGCCGTTCTCGAAATCCTCGCCTACTTGCAGCAGCAAGACCCGCCCATTATCCATCGAGATATCAAGCCCGAAAACCTTCTGATTGAGTCCCAGGAACCCTTCCAGACATACTTAATCGACTTTGGCTTTGCCCGCCCCGACGGTAGCGACACGGCAGCCAGCAGCGTTGTTAAAGGGACGCTGGGGTTTATGCCTTCCGAACAACTTTTCAACCGTCCGCTGACTCCCGCTTCCGATCTCTACAGCTTAGGAATGACGCTGATCTGCGCTTTGACAGGAACTCCCTCAACGGAGGCAGGACAGTTAATTGACGATGCCAACCGGGTTAAATTTCGGCACTTGCTCCCCCAACTTAACCTCCAGTTTGCCGCTTGGTTGGAAAAAATGGTGGCTCCCAGTCTGAAACATCGCTATCCTAACGCTGTTGTTGCCATCACAGCACTGCGATCGCTTGACCTCAAGAGAAGGAGACTCAAACCCGTTGCGATCTCCAGTCTCGCCGCCTTCAGTGCGATAATTGTTGCAGGTCTGGGCTGGATGTACTTGTCCCCCGCACCCCAACCTCAACCCCTTGGCAACTTACAAAATTGTCCGGGGTGCAATTTAAGCGGGAAAGATTTGCGAAGTCTCGATTTGAGCAACGCCAACTTGCAAGGAGCCGATTTGACTAATGCCGATTTGCGGGGAGCTTTTTTGAAAAATGCCAATCTCACCAACGCTGACTTACGGGGAGCCAATTTGGAGAGTACGGACTTAAGCGGGGCCCTTCTCACCGGGGCCAAACTTCCCGACCGCTAA
- a CDS encoding vWA domain-containing protein, producing the protein MRQLRPAIALVGLVVLLAACEAQNGSLQEAEVADVPAPQRSPVPQKELNQKNAESQTATADEETASEPTSSETYESSTDNPFESARNSPLSTFSIDVDTASYSNVRRFLNGGQRPPQDAVRLEELINYFSYEYPQPQGGRPFSINTEIAAAPWNPKHRLVQIGLQGKKIAPEKLPPSNLVFLIDVSGSMSDRNKLPLLKSAFRMLVNELNAEDKVSIVVYAGAAGVVLPPTPGSEKETILQAIENLEAGGSTAGGEGIQRAYKLAQENFLPQGNNRVILASDGDFNVGISSDTELVKLIEGEREKGVFLTVLGFGSDNFQDAKMEKLANKGNGNYAYIDNELEANKVLVTEMGGTLLTIAKDVKIQVQFNPEKVQAYRLIGYENRRLQDQDFEDDTKDAGELGAGHTVTALYEVIPVGIPLDVELLADPSSTDSNPETPIEDNALVQVNLRYKDPKGSDSKLLSSPVADAGANLENASENFKFAAAVASFGMVLRDSPYKGNASLEQALSLAQASEGVDLDGYRAEFIRLIQSSKKLVE; encoded by the coding sequence ATGAGACAGTTACGCCCCGCGATCGCGCTTGTGGGACTTGTGGTTCTTCTCGCAGCTTGCGAGGCCCAAAACGGCAGCTTGCAAGAAGCAGAAGTTGCTGATGTACCCGCACCGCAGCGATCGCCAGTTCCCCAGAAAGAACTCAATCAAAAAAACGCTGAATCTCAAACCGCTACGGCTGACGAAGAAACCGCTTCCGAACCGACGAGTAGCGAAACCTACGAAAGCAGCACCGATAATCCTTTCGAGTCTGCTCGCAACAGTCCCCTATCGACTTTCTCCATCGACGTGGATACAGCCTCATACAGCAATGTGCGCCGTTTCCTCAATGGCGGCCAGCGTCCTCCTCAAGATGCCGTCCGCCTCGAAGAGCTGATTAACTACTTTAGCTACGAATATCCTCAACCCCAAGGCGGTCGCCCCTTCTCCATCAATACTGAAATTGCAGCAGCCCCTTGGAACCCCAAACACAGACTCGTTCAGATCGGCCTGCAAGGGAAAAAGATTGCGCCAGAAAAGTTGCCCCCTAGCAATCTCGTCTTTCTCATCGATGTTTCCGGTTCGATGAGCGATCGCAATAAATTACCGCTCCTCAAATCGGCGTTTCGGATGCTCGTCAACGAGTTAAACGCCGAAGACAAAGTGAGTATTGTCGTCTATGCAGGGGCGGCCGGCGTTGTCTTACCTCCCACTCCTGGCAGCGAGAAAGAGACAATTCTCCAAGCTATCGAGAACCTTGAGGCGGGGGGATCGACGGCTGGAGGAGAGGGAATTCAACGGGCTTATAAACTTGCCCAAGAAAACTTCCTCCCCCAAGGCAATAATCGAGTTATTTTAGCCAGCGATGGCGATTTTAATGTCGGGATTTCCAGCGACACCGAACTGGTGAAGTTGATCGAAGGAGAACGGGAGAAAGGCGTTTTCCTAACCGTACTGGGATTTGGCAGCGACAATTTTCAAGACGCGAAAATGGAAAAACTCGCCAATAAAGGCAACGGCAACTATGCCTATATCGACAACGAGCTAGAGGCGAATAAAGTCTTGGTGACGGAGATGGGAGGAACCCTATTAACGATTGCCAAAGATGTCAAGATTCAGGTTCAATTCAACCCAGAAAAGGTACAGGCATATCGCCTCATTGGTTATGAAAATCGACGGCTGCAAGACCAAGATTTTGAGGACGATACTAAAGATGCCGGAGAATTGGGGGCAGGACATACGGTAACAGCACTGTATGAAGTCATTCCCGTCGGCATACCCCTTGATGTGGAATTGTTGGCAGACCCATCTTCTACAGACTCGAACCCCGAAACTCCCATTGAAGATAATGCTTTAGTGCAGGTAAACTTGCGCTACAAAGACCCGAAAGGAAGCGACTCCAAACTTTTATCTTCTCCCGTTGCGGATGCTGGAGCCAATTTAGAGAACGCTTCGGAGAACTTTAAGTTTGCGGCAGCAGTCGCCAGTTTTGGCATGGTTTTGCGGGATTCTCCTTACAAAGGCAATGCCAGCTTGGAGCAGGCGCTAAGTTTGGCACAAGCCTCTGAGGGAGTCGATCTCGACGGCTACCGAGCTGAGTTTATTCGGTTAATTCAAAGCAGCAAAAAGCTGGTGGAATAA
- a CDS encoding ABC transporter substrate-binding protein: MTQKNDTAILILAFLATVALLGGGFWLLKDPILQMLQEPESSQVSSEGSDRGGGKYLQKRLSLGEQILVGADTTPQKEAGVKAFGEKDFEGAIAEFEASLQDRANDPETRIYLNNAKAANSNPIIIATSVPIGGNLNIAKEILRGVAQGQERINQNGGIQGRPLQIVIVNDDNSPKIATQLAKKLVEDERIIAVIGHNSSNASIAAAPNYESGQLVMISSSSDAKKLSEAGDYIFRTIPSIRFQADTLSRYAVNRANIKNIAICVDSGAEYSTSLKTEFTSAMFADGGRVTPIDCDLAASNFSAETAVSQAISSGADGLLLIPAVNRLNLAVEVTQVNQRRLPLLGSSAMYTIETLRRGQAAVKGMVLAVPWHPDGIAEQSFSQDAIALWGGSVNWRTALAYDAVQAIAKGLEEGKIDRQALQKDLSSPNFVAEGASGAIRFLPSGDRDGAALLIKIEPGGKSGTGLDFVPLLGQ, translated from the coding sequence ATGACCCAGAAAAACGATACTGCAATCCTAATTTTGGCATTCCTGGCAACTGTTGCGTTGCTGGGCGGTGGGTTTTGGTTATTGAAAGATCCTATTCTCCAGATGTTGCAAGAGCCGGAATCCTCGCAAGTATCTTCTGAGGGGAGCGATCGCGGCGGCGGGAAATACTTGCAAAAAAGGTTGAGTTTAGGGGAGCAGATTTTAGTGGGTGCAGATACTACACCCCAGAAAGAAGCGGGAGTTAAAGCTTTTGGGGAGAAAGATTTTGAGGGCGCGATCGCGGAATTTGAAGCGTCGTTGCAAGATCGAGCTAACGATCCCGAAACGCGAATCTACCTCAATAATGCCAAAGCCGCGAACAGCAATCCCATCATCATTGCAACCAGCGTTCCCATTGGCGGAAATTTGAATATTGCCAAGGAAATTTTACGGGGTGTTGCGCAGGGTCAAGAGCGTATCAATCAAAATGGCGGAATCCAAGGTAGACCCTTACAAATAGTGATTGTCAATGACGACAATAGTCCCAAAATTGCAACGCAACTTGCCAAGAAATTAGTTGAAGATGAGCGAATTATAGCGGTTATTGGTCATAATTCAAGTAATGCGTCGATTGCTGCCGCCCCAAATTATGAAAGCGGGCAATTAGTCATGATTTCTTCCAGTAGCGATGCCAAAAAACTCTCCGAGGCGGGCGACTACATTTTTCGCACGATTCCCAGTATCCGCTTCCAAGCCGATACCCTTTCGCGCTATGCCGTTAATCGGGCAAATATAAAGAACATCGCAATCTGCGTCGATTCTGGTGCGGAGTACAGCACGTCTCTTAAAACAGAATTCACCTCGGCTATGTTTGCGGATGGTGGTAGGGTTACGCCCATTGATTGCGATCTCGCCGCGTCGAATTTTAGTGCGGAAACCGCCGTTTCTCAAGCCATTAGTAGCGGTGCAGATGGATTGCTGCTCATTCCGGCAGTGAATCGCTTGAACCTTGCGGTGGAAGTGACTCAAGTTAATCAGCGACGCTTACCGTTGTTGGGGAGTTCGGCAATGTACACGATCGAAACGCTTCGCCGGGGACAGGCGGCTGTTAAGGGCATGGTTTTGGCGGTTCCCTGGCATCCCGACGGGATCGCAGAACAGTCTTTTTCCCAAGACGCGATCGCGCTGTGGGGGGGATCTGTCAATTGGCGCACCGCCTTAGCCTACGATGCAGTCCAAGCCATTGCCAAGGGATTGGAGGAAGGAAAGATCGATCGCCAAGCCTTGCAAAAAGACCTCTCCTCTCCCAATTTTGTTGCGGAGGGCGCATCGGGGGCAATTCGCTTTCTGCCGTCGGGCGATCGCGATGGTGCTGCTTTACTGATTAAAATCGAACCGGGGGGAAAATCGGGAACGGGTTTGGATTTTGTACCGCTTTTGGGGCAATAA
- a CDS encoding M20 family metallopeptidase: MLTTIKDLADTLAPRLIEIRRHIHAHPELSGQEYQTAAYVAGVLSSCGLQVEEAIGKTGVVGELKGQGADPRRLALRTDMDALPIQERTHLDFASRKPGIMHACGHDVHTTLGLGTAMVLSQLKDPLPGNVRFIFQPAEEIAQGAGWMVRDGVMRDVNHIFGVHVFPSIPARSIGIRYGALTAAADDLEIFIQGESGHGARPHEAKDAIWIAAQVITTLQQAISRTQNPLHPIVLTIGQISGGRAPNVIADQVRMVGTVRSLNPETHANLPEWIESLVANICQMYGASYELNYRHGVPSVQNDRALTQLLENSAREAWGSDRVQLLSEPSLGAEDFAIYLESAPGTMFRLGVGRPDKPNPPLHHPQFEVDEAAIVTGVVTLAYAIYQYWQKQQK; the protein is encoded by the coding sequence ATGCTAACTACAATAAAAGACCTCGCCGATACCCTTGCCCCGCGACTTATTGAAATTCGCCGCCACATCCACGCCCATCCCGAACTCAGTGGACAAGAATATCAAACTGCCGCCTACGTTGCGGGAGTCTTGTCCTCCTGCGGTTTGCAAGTAGAAGAAGCAATTGGGAAAACTGGCGTTGTAGGAGAACTCAAAGGTCAAGGCGCAGATCCGCGCCGCCTCGCCCTCCGTACCGATATGGATGCCCTACCCATTCAAGAACGCACCCACCTCGATTTTGCTTCTCGCAAACCTGGAATCATGCACGCTTGCGGTCACGACGTTCACACCACCTTGGGACTGGGAACCGCAATGGTTCTCTCCCAACTCAAAGACCCCTTACCCGGTAACGTCCGCTTTATCTTCCAACCCGCCGAAGAAATTGCTCAAGGTGCGGGCTGGATGGTTCGAGACGGGGTAATGCGGGATGTTAATCATATTTTTGGCGTTCACGTCTTTCCGTCCATTCCCGCCCGTTCTATCGGCATTCGCTACGGGGCGCTGACCGCAGCGGCGGACGATCTCGAAATTTTCATTCAAGGGGAATCCGGACACGGCGCACGTCCCCACGAAGCCAAAGATGCCATCTGGATTGCGGCACAGGTCATCACCACGCTACAACAAGCCATTAGCCGTACCCAAAATCCCCTACACCCCATTGTCCTCACCATCGGGCAAATTAGCGGAGGCAGAGCGCCCAACGTCATTGCCGACCAAGTGCGGATGGTGGGAACCGTGCGATCGCTCAACCCAGAAACCCACGCCAACTTACCGGAATGGATTGAAAGTTTAGTAGCAAATATCTGTCAAATGTATGGGGCAAGTTACGAACTCAATTACCGTCACGGCGTGCCTTCGGTACAAAACGATCGCGCGCTCACACAATTACTCGAAAACTCAGCACGAGAGGCTTGGGGAAGCGATCGCGTACAGCTTTTATCCGAACCCTCCCTCGGTGCAGAAGACTTTGCCATTTACTTAGAAAGCGCCCCCGGAACCATGTTTCGCCTAGGGGTAGGTCGTCCCGACAAACCCAATCCTCCCCTCCACCACCCGCAATTCGAGGTCGATGAAGCCGCGATTGTCACGGGAGTTGTCACCCTAGCCTATGCAATTTATCAGTATTGGCAAAAGCAACAAAAGTAG
- a CDS encoding DUF1971 domain-containing protein, with protein MKTLPSNVIAYRKTPVFTQETVPSALLSRHTTKAGSWAKIWVISGQLCYQILLDSPEEHILTPDSPGVVEPQVPHQVKPLGSVEFYVEFYREVES; from the coding sequence ATGAAAACACTTCCCTCGAATGTAATTGCTTATCGCAAAACCCCCGTTTTCACGCAAGAAACTGTTCCCAGCGCACTCCTGAGTCGTCATACCACCAAAGCAGGGAGTTGGGCAAAAATTTGGGTAATATCGGGTCAGCTTTGTTACCAAATCCTGCTCGATTCTCCTGAAGAACACATCCTAACGCCAGATTCACCGGGTGTGGTTGAACCCCAAGTTCCCCATCAAGTTAAACCCCTTGGTTCAGTGGAGTTTTATGTGGAGTTTTATCGCGAAGTGGAAAGTTAA
- a CDS encoding SPOR domain-containing protein, whose amino-acid sequence MATIARQYNKVFPKVLKIARHATIGVLGGWGIFLPTSATIAQPLSFPPSNNSPSQQFPDSNTNRSIPALNPARQQPDFPENIEKIEQSSPNSFPAIASPWIYRVELMTGNPLVFARVQSLVPDAFVRQPERIIQAGAFSQEVNALQLTQNLALQGISSRVVRVESSSFDSPTQTPINSFPGAFSPPQNAMNTVRNNPTNERGLFVVIPESSGDLVEVTQKLLGLGVQPLNIQEREQPFGKHLAIGPFESREAADRWNALFRSHGLDARLHRR is encoded by the coding sequence ATGGCAACGATCGCGCGGCAATACAATAAAGTTTTTCCTAAAGTCCTCAAGATTGCTCGACACGCAACAATCGGCGTTTTGGGAGGATGGGGCATTTTTCTTCCAACGAGTGCAACGATTGCTCAACCCCTCTCTTTCCCCCCCAGTAACAATTCCCCTTCGCAACAGTTTCCAGATTCCAACACAAATCGCTCGATTCCGGCATTGAATCCAGCAAGACAACAACCGGATTTTCCAGAAAATATAGAAAAGATCGAACAGTCCTCCCCTAACTCATTCCCTGCGATTGCATCTCCTTGGATTTACCGCGTTGAGTTGATGACGGGCAATCCCCTGGTTTTCGCACGGGTGCAAAGCCTCGTCCCCGATGCTTTTGTCCGCCAGCCAGAGAGAATTATTCAAGCGGGTGCGTTCTCTCAAGAAGTGAATGCGCTGCAACTCACCCAAAATCTAGCGCTACAGGGGATTAGTTCGAGGGTCGTTCGGGTGGAGTCGAGTTCGTTTGATTCCCCAACACAAACGCCGATTAATTCGTTCCCAGGAGCTTTTTCTCCTCCTCAGAATGCGATGAATACAGTGCGGAACAATCCCACTAACGAACGGGGACTTTTCGTGGTGATTCCGGAAAGTTCTGGAGATTTGGTGGAAGTGACTCAAAAACTTTTGGGATTGGGGGTACAGCCTTTGAATATTCAAGAACGGGAGCAACCTTTTGGCAAACATCTTGCCATTGGTCCTTTTGAAAGTCGCGAGGCGGCAGACCGTTGGAACGCTTTGTTCCGTTCTCATGGACTTGATGCAAGGCTCCATCGTCGTTAA
- the mnmA gene encoding tRNA 2-thiouridine(34) synthase MnmA encodes MKRIVVGLSGGVDSSVAAAALHHQGYEVIGLTLWLMKGKGQCCSEGMVDAAFICEQLGIPHEIVDTRELFQENIVDYLVSGYESGVTPLPCSQCNRTVKFAPMLKYAKETLGIDQIATGHYARIRYDEATGRYQLLRARDHNKDQSYFLYDLSQELLAGSLFPLGEIVKEETRRMAAQYQLKTADKPESQDLCLVEAHGSMQTFLDRYIDLKEGEIVDRAGKILGKHTGIHHYTIGQRKGLGIAAPEPLYVMALDPVMNRVVVGSRDEATQPDCTAGRTNWIAIPEPTAPIRAQVQVRYRSKPVPVTAIPLGEGRIKLGFDEPQFGITPGQAAVLYDGEVVLGGGIIERR; translated from the coding sequence ATGAAAAGAATAGTCGTCGGTCTATCGGGTGGCGTAGACAGTTCTGTTGCTGCTGCTGCCCTACACCATCAAGGATATGAAGTTATCGGTTTGACCCTTTGGTTAATGAAAGGGAAGGGTCAGTGCTGCTCTGAGGGGATGGTGGATGCGGCGTTTATTTGCGAACAATTGGGCATTCCTCATGAGATTGTGGACACGCGGGAGCTATTTCAAGAGAACATTGTAGATTATTTAGTCTCTGGTTATGAATCTGGGGTGACTCCTTTGCCCTGTTCTCAGTGTAATCGAACGGTGAAGTTTGCGCCGATGCTGAAGTATGCCAAAGAAACCCTGGGAATCGATCAAATTGCCACGGGACATTATGCGCGAATTCGCTACGATGAGGCAACAGGACGCTATCAATTGCTACGGGCGCGCGATCACAACAAAGACCAGTCTTACTTTTTATACGATCTGAGTCAAGAATTGCTTGCAGGTTCTCTGTTTCCTTTGGGCGAGATTGTCAAGGAAGAAACCCGACGCATGGCAGCGCAATACCAACTCAAAACGGCAGATAAACCGGAAAGTCAGGATTTGTGCTTAGTTGAAGCTCACGGGTCGATGCAAACCTTTCTCGATCGCTATATTGATTTAAAAGAAGGAGAAATCGTCGATCGCGCGGGTAAAATTTTAGGCAAGCATACTGGCATTCACCACTATACGATCGGTCAGCGCAAAGGTCTGGGAATTGCCGCCCCCGAACCTCTTTACGTCATGGCGTTAGACCCAGTGATGAATCGCGTTGTGGTGGGCAGTCGAGACGAAGCAACCCAACCGGATTGTACTGCCGGACGCACCAATTGGATTGCAATCCCCGAACCCACTGCACCCATTCGCGCCCAGGTACAAGTTCGCTATCGTTCTAAACCCGTTCCCGTGACGGCAATTCCATTAGGGGAAGGGCGAATCAAGTTGGGATTTGACGAACCGCAATTTGGCATTACCCCCGGACAAGCCGCCGTTCTCTACGATGGGGAAGTGGTGTTGGGCGGAGGAATTATAGAACGGCGATAA